A genomic region of Phycisphaerae bacterium contains the following coding sequences:
- a CDS encoding prepilin-type N-terminal cleavage/methylation domain-containing protein, translated as MNGTSSYRKAFTLIELLVVVAIIAVLVSLLLPALNTARESAIKTTCLSNVRQIQIGLLMYADEYRNFFPTVGDTNLSTLRSLALLWPGYIAADRTFACPGATAEDLMTTVLADGVTPFAASYNYQDSATPQPMRLPGLRLREYTDTISGHGLPLLCCHNNDYASEYVLPKRMNHFSRGGITFGQSGETFLWLDGGRLEVRYEAAVDSWDHNQVFAAYDWPYYPHFVARTWRGWNHAALREWQ; from the coding sequence ATGAACGGAACATCGTCATATCGGAAGGCCTTTACGCTGATCGAGCTGCTGGTGGTGGTGGCGATCATCGCCGTGCTGGTTTCGCTGCTGCTTCCGGCGCTGAATACGGCGCGGGAGAGCGCGATCAAGACCACGTGCCTGTCGAACGTGCGGCAGATTCAGATCGGGTTGCTGATGTACGCGGATGAGTATCGGAATTTCTTTCCGACCGTCGGCGATACGAACCTCTCGACGCTGCGATCGCTGGCGCTTTTGTGGCCCGGCTACATCGCAGCGGACCGGACGTTTGCGTGTCCGGGAGCGACGGCTGAGGATCTGATGACGACCGTACTGGCCGACGGCGTGACGCCGTTCGCCGCTTCGTACAACTATCAGGACAGCGCGACGCCGCAGCCGATGCGGCTGCCGGGTCTGCGGCTCAGGGAGTATACCGACACCATCAGCGGCCACGGGCTTCCGCTGCTGTGCTGCCACAACAACGACTACGCCAGTGAGTATGTGCTGCCGAAGCGGATGAACCACTTCTCGCGAGGGGGCATCACGTTCGGCCAGTCGGGCGAGACGTTCTTGTGGCTCGACGGCGGCCGGTTGGAGGTCCGCTACGAGGCCGCGGTCGATAGCTGGGATCATAACCAGGTATTCGCGGCGTACGACTGGCCGTATTACCCTCACTTTGTGGCCAGGACCTGGCGGGGCTGGAATCACGCGGCGCTGCGGGAGTGGCAGTAA